Proteins encoded by one window of Aphidius gifuensis isolate YNYX2018 linkage group LG2, ASM1490517v1, whole genome shotgun sequence:
- the LOC122850265 gene encoding protein cereblon: MEDENPIRLMDAIIIAQGNIPSDDDYNNLEEEEEGEEDDNDNYVTDALSNENDDNGDAIRVINAMIVVHNNVDDEEEREDDNNDEGVDDRDNYVADEDDDDEDNENHPDTNEIDSVEIIPDNTFDMTLSTSHSYLGNDLEVLRGRTLLDNGIYMDLPLLADNTVILFPGQTLPMMVKYDARTIDMIRKCMLKERTFGVASFNYDKGLPIGTTAEIYEYSESQRGEGVKMKAKGRQRFKILKIRAGGGRFSADVKILPEIELGPPFFEDRLKSLDCLRIIPTNDIEAKKQNIVTKRESILTPWPAWVYHNYDARRLVIKIHNYLRFVRSRGSNIPTDPIELSYWVAQNVIVKDETKKKLLKFDCAINRLQKESKILEKLFEKLFVCIKCRSKIGKQCDVFPMNMEGPQSAYCNPHGAIHETVTLYKATNIVLRREPPSIECSWFPGYAWTIACCSTCGDHKGWKFTATESHQRPKYFWGLTRASLVWQNPPRKKKKNNHDDDVDDVDDDDEKEYDSDDSAFDENNTDNN; encoded by the exons ATGGAGGATGAAAATCCTATCAGATTGATGGATGCTATAATTATTGCTCAAGGTAATATTCCTAGCGAcgatgattataataatcttgaagaagaagaagaaggagaagaagatgataatgataattacgTAACTGATgcattatcaaatgaaaatgatgacaACGGAGATGCCATCAGGGTGATAAACGCTATGATTGTTGTTcataataatgttgatgatgaagaagaaagagaagatgataataatgacgaAGGTGTTGATGATCGTGATAATTACGTAgctgatgaagatgatgacgaCGAAGACAATGAAAATCATCCAGATACCAATGAAATTG aTTCTGTTGAAATTATACCCGACAACACATTTGACATGACATTATCAACATCACACTCT taTTTAGGAAATGATCTTGAAGTGTTACGTGGTCGTACACTTCTTGATAATGGCATTTACATGGATCTTCCACTTTTAGCTGATAACacagttattttatttcctgGTCAAACACTTCCAATGATGGTTAAATATGATGCTCGAACAATTGACATGATACGTAAATGTATGCTTAAAGAACGTACATTTGGTGTTGCTTCATTTAATTATGACAAAGGTTTACCAATTGGTACAACTGCtgaaatttatgaatattcaGAGAGTCAACGAGGCGAAGGAGTTAAAATGAAAGCTAAAGGTCGACaaagatttaaaatacttaaaatAAGAGCA GGAGGTGGAAGATTTTCAGctgatgttaaaattttaccaGAAATTGAATTAGGTCCACCATTTTTTGAGGATCGTTTAAAATCACTTGATTGTTTACGAATAATTCCGACTAATGATATTGAagctaaaaaacaaaatattgtcACAAAAAGAGAATCAATATTAACACCATGGCCAGCTTGGGTTTATCATAACTATGATGCACGAAgattagttattaaaattcataattatctTCGTTTTGTACGATCaa gaGGAAGTAATATTCCAACAGATCCAATTGAATTATCATATTGGGTTGCTCAAAATGTCATTGTCAaagatgaaacaaaaaaaaaattacttaaatttGATTGTGCAATAAATAGACTCCAAAAAGAatcaaaaatacttgaaaaattatttgaaaaattatttgtatgtaTTAAATGTCGTAGTAAAATTGGTAAACAATGTGATGTATTTCCAATGAATATGGAAGGTCCACAATCAGCATACTGTAATCCTCATGGTGCAATTCATGAAACAGTTACACTTTACAAAGCAACAAATATTGTACTAAGAAGAGAACCACCATCAATTGAATGCAGTTGGTTTCCTGG ATACGCCTGGACAATAGCATGTTGTTCAACATGTGGTGATCACAAAGGATGGAAATTTACTGCAACAGAATCACATCAAAGACCAAAATATTTTTGGGGTCTTACTAGAGCTTCTCTTGTTTGGCAAAATCCAccaagaaaaaagaaaaaaaataatcatgatgatgatgttgatgatgtcgatgatgatgatgaaaaagaatATGACTCTGATGATTCTgcttttgatgaaaataatactgataataattga
- the LOC122850277 gene encoding casein kinase I isoform X1, protein MELRVGSRYRLGRKIGSGSFGDIYLGTNISTGEEVAIKLECIKTRHPQLHIESRFYKMMQGGVGIPSIKWCGSEGDYNVMVMELLGPSLEDLFNFCSRRFTLKTVLLLADQMISRTDFIHSRNFIHRDIKPDNFLMGLGKKGNLVYIIDFGLAKKYRDGRTHRHIPYRENKNLTGTARYASINTHMGIEQSRRDDLESLGYVFMYFNIGSLPWQGLKAATKRQKYERISEKKMSTAIEDLCKGYPIEFAKYLRYCRQIRFEERPDYSYLRQLFRTLFHHETFTYDYVFDWNMLKFGNARQQPLPVAQQAPIHSQLANIPLSSGTNNDQDHPSRSYTRQCLANASGTDGGGTVSKSGRRQKETEQDELEKVNLQGDTDAQEKRRFTMRLYRNTTSSAPSGGTCDMQPKSK, encoded by the exons ATGGAACTTCGTGTTGGAAGTAGATATCGTCTTGGACGTAAAATCGGGAGTGGTTCATTTGGTGATATTTATTTAG GAACCAACATCTCAACTGGCGAAGAAGTAGCCATCAAACTGGAATGCATAAAAACACGCCATCCACAGTTACATATTGAATCAAGATTCTACAAGATGATGCAGGGTGGAG TTGGTATACCTTCAATAAAATGGTGTGGTTCTGAGGGTGATTACAATGTTATGGTGATGGAATTACTTGGTCCATCACTTGaggatttatttaatttttgttctcGAAGATTTACACTGAAGACTGTACTTTTACTTGCTGATCAAATG atAAGCCGAACTGATTTTATACACAGTCGTAATTTTATACATCGTGACATTAAaccagataattttttaatgggATTAGGTAAAAAAGGTAatcttgtatatataattgattttgGTCTTGCTAAAAAATATCGTGATGGAAGAACACACAGACATATACCATatcgagaaaataaaaatttaactggtACAGCACGTTATGCAAGTATAAATACACATATGGGAATTGAACAATCACGTAGAGATGATCTTGAATCATTAGGATatgtttttatgtattttaatattggtaGTTTACCATGGCAAGGATTAAAAGCAGCAACTAAACgacaaaaatatgaaagaatatcagaaaaaaaaatgtcaacagCAATTGAAGATCTTTGTAAAGGATATccta TTGAATTTGCTAAATATCTTAGATATTGTCGTCAAATACGTTTTGAAGAAAGACCAGATTATTCATATTTACGACAATTATTTCGTACATTATTTCATCATGAAACATTTACTTATGATTATGTTTTTGATTGGAATATGTTAAAATTTGGTAATGCAAGACAACAACCACTTCCTGTTGCTCAACAAGCACCAATTCATTCACAATTAGCTAATATACCATTATCATCTGGTACAAATAATGATCAAGATCATCCATcaag ATCATATACAAGACAATGTTTGGCAAATGCATCTGGTACTGATGGTGGTGGAACAGTGAGTAAATCAGGAAGACGTCAAAAAGAGACTGAGCAGGATGAACTGGAGAAGGTAAATTTGCAAG GTGATACGGACGCTCAAGAAAAAAGGAGATTTACTATGAGATTGTACCGTAACACAACTTCATCAGCACCTTCTGGAGGCACCTGCGATATGCAGCCAAAATCCAA gtaa
- the LOC122850277 gene encoding casein kinase I isoform X2, translated as MELRVGSRYRLGRKIGSGSFGDIYLGTNISTGEEVAIKLECIKTRHPQLHIESRFYKMMQGGVGIPSIKWCGSEGDYNVMVMELLGPSLEDLFNFCSRRFTLKTVLLLADQMISRTDFIHSRNFIHRDIKPDNFLMGLGKKGNLVYIIDFGLAKKYRDGRTHRHIPYRENKNLTGTARYASINTHMGIEQSRRDDLESLGYVFMYFNIGSLPWQGLKAATKRQKYERISEKKMSTAIEDLCKGYPIEFAKYLRYCRQIRFEERPDYSYLRQLFRTLFHHETFTYDYVFDWNMLKFGNARQQPLPVAQQAPIHSQLANIPLSSGTNNDQDHPSRSYTRQCLANASGTDGGGTVSKSGRRQKETEQDELEKVIRTLKKKGDLL; from the exons ATGGAACTTCGTGTTGGAAGTAGATATCGTCTTGGACGTAAAATCGGGAGTGGTTCATTTGGTGATATTTATTTAG GAACCAACATCTCAACTGGCGAAGAAGTAGCCATCAAACTGGAATGCATAAAAACACGCCATCCACAGTTACATATTGAATCAAGATTCTACAAGATGATGCAGGGTGGAG TTGGTATACCTTCAATAAAATGGTGTGGTTCTGAGGGTGATTACAATGTTATGGTGATGGAATTACTTGGTCCATCACTTGaggatttatttaatttttgttctcGAAGATTTACACTGAAGACTGTACTTTTACTTGCTGATCAAATG atAAGCCGAACTGATTTTATACACAGTCGTAATTTTATACATCGTGACATTAAaccagataattttttaatgggATTAGGTAAAAAAGGTAatcttgtatatataattgattttgGTCTTGCTAAAAAATATCGTGATGGAAGAACACACAGACATATACCATatcgagaaaataaaaatttaactggtACAGCACGTTATGCAAGTATAAATACACATATGGGAATTGAACAATCACGTAGAGATGATCTTGAATCATTAGGATatgtttttatgtattttaatattggtaGTTTACCATGGCAAGGATTAAAAGCAGCAACTAAACgacaaaaatatgaaagaatatcagaaaaaaaaatgtcaacagCAATTGAAGATCTTTGTAAAGGATATccta TTGAATTTGCTAAATATCTTAGATATTGTCGTCAAATACGTTTTGAAGAAAGACCAGATTATTCATATTTACGACAATTATTTCGTACATTATTTCATCATGAAACATTTACTTATGATTATGTTTTTGATTGGAATATGTTAAAATTTGGTAATGCAAGACAACAACCACTTCCTGTTGCTCAACAAGCACCAATTCATTCACAATTAGCTAATATACCATTATCATCTGGTACAAATAATGATCAAGATCATCCATcaag ATCATATACAAGACAATGTTTGGCAAATGCATCTGGTACTGATGGTGGTGGAACAGTGAGTAAATCAGGAAGACGTCAAAAAGAGACTGAGCAGGATGAACTGGAGAAG GTGATACGGACGCTCAAGAAAAAAGGAGATTTACTATGA